A region of Gemmatimonadales bacterium DNA encodes the following proteins:
- the nadD gene encoding nicotinate-nucleotide adenylyltransferase, with protein MATGVFGGSFDPVHHGHLIAADRAAEALGLETVLFVPCARQPLKGGAVATAKHRCEMLRLAIQGHSRYAIETMELDRAGPSYTVDTLRILKERWPDDRLVLILGADAAAELPRWRAADEVARLAEVAVLKRPGSPEVTSALVKHLVATPAIEISASDIRARCIAGKSIRYLVPDAVADHIARHHLYQ; from the coding sequence GTGGCGACGGGAGTATTCGGCGGTAGCTTCGATCCCGTTCATCACGGCCACCTGATCGCCGCCGACCGGGCCGCCGAGGCCCTCGGCCTCGAAACGGTGCTCTTCGTGCCGTGTGCTCGCCAGCCGCTCAAAGGCGGGGCGGTCGCGACCGCCAAGCATCGGTGCGAGATGCTGCGGCTCGCCATCCAGGGTCACTCGCGCTACGCCATCGAGACGATGGAGCTGGACCGGGCCGGTCCGTCGTATACCGTGGACACGCTCCGTATCTTGAAGGAGCGGTGGCCCGACGACCGGCTGGTGCTGATCCTCGGCGCGGACGCGGCGGCGGAGCTTCCGCGCTGGCGTGCCGCGGACGAGGTCGCGCGCTTGGCGGAGGTGGCGGTGCTCAAGCGGCCGGGCTCGCCGGAAGTGACCTCGGCGTTGGTGAAGCACCTCGTTGCCACGCCGGCGATCGAGATCAGCGCGAGCGACATCCGGGCTCGCTGTATCGCGGGGAAGAGCATCAGGTATCTGGTGCCGGACGCGGTGGCGGACCATATCGCGCGGCATCATCTGTATCAGTGA
- the bamD gene encoding outer membrane protein assembly factor BamD: MRPCARALCALGAVCALLLSGCHRFNPGSYTSPESLFRDSMREFRAGRFQRAFTGFQKLTFDLPARDTLAPRVRFLMAECYFGLRDYVTAAREFRRVADESPTDALAPEALLRAGDSHAQLWRKPELDPTNGQTALAIYQELEGRFPDAPAATAAPVRIRALNEDFAAKEYQTALFYFRRGAYDSAILYFKSLIAAYGSTTFAPEAWVKLVRSYHAIGYRDEEQETCSHLRQYYGTRPDVRLACGDGSIRR; this comes from the coding sequence GTGCGCCCGTGCGCCCGTGCCCTCTGTGCCCTCGGTGCCGTCTGTGCCCTCTTGCTGTCCGGCTGCCACCGCTTCAACCCGGGCTCCTACACCAGCCCGGAGTCGCTGTTTCGCGATTCGATGCGGGAGTTCCGGGCGGGCCGGTTCCAGCGTGCGTTCACGGGGTTCCAGAAGCTGACGTTCGACCTCCCGGCGCGGGACACGCTGGCGCCCCGCGTGCGGTTCCTCATGGCCGAGTGCTATTTCGGGTTGCGAGACTACGTGACGGCGGCGCGCGAGTTCCGCCGCGTGGCGGACGAGAGCCCGACCGACGCACTCGCGCCGGAAGCGCTGCTCCGCGCCGGGGACTCACACGCGCAACTGTGGCGGAAGCCCGAGCTCGACCCGACCAACGGGCAGACCGCGCTCGCCATCTACCAGGAGCTCGAGGGCAGGTTCCCGGACGCGCCCGCGGCGACCGCGGCACCAGTGCGCATCCGCGCCCTCAACGAGGACTTCGCCGCGAAGGAATACCAGACCGCTCTCTTCTATTTCCGTCGCGGCGCGTACGACTCCGCGATCCTCTACTTCAAGAGCCTCATCGCGGCCTACGGCTCCACGACATTCGCCCCCGAGGCTTGGGTCAAGCTGGTGCGGTCGTACCACGCTATCGGCTACCGCGACGAGGAACAGGAGACCTGCAGCCATCTGCGGCAGTACTACGGCACCCGACCCGACGTGAGGCTGGCTTGTGGCGACGGGAGTATTCGGCGGTAG